CCTATTACCTGCACTATACCTAAGCCTATGGCAAAAATTTGCGGAATTCCCGTTATGGAGCGTATCATTGAGCTTTTAAAGGAAAACGGAATAACAGAATGTGCTGTAACACTTCTTTACTTATCCGAAAAAATAAAAGAACATTTCGGAGACGGAAGCAAATACGGAATATCTATAAAATATTTTGAGGAAAAAGCACCATTAGGAACAGCCGGAGGAGCAAAAAGCTGTGAAGGCTTCACTGATGATACTGTTCTAATTATAAGCGGAGATGCAGCTTGTGAGTTTGATTTAAAAAGTGTCATATCCTTTCACAAACGTCAAAAAGCTGATGCAACTATTGTTACTACTCAGGTAGAAGAGCCTTATGAATTTGGAGTAGTTTTAAGTGATGAAGTTGGCTCAGTTACAGGCTTTATTGAAAAACCAAGCGTTCAAAACGCATATTCAAACATTGTGAATGCAGGAATTTATATTATGGAGCCTCAATGCTTCGAGCTTATAGATAAAACACCCTTTGATTTTTCAAAGGATTTATTTCCTTTGATTATGAAAAGAAATTTAAAGCTTTGTGCATACAATGCAAAGGGCTATTGGTGCGATATAGGAACAACAGAAAAATATTTATCCTGCAATATAGATGCTGTTACAGGTAAATATCCTTGTAAGCTTGACGGAGCATCTGTAACACAAGGCGTAACTTCAAAATCAAAAATACCGGAAAATGTTGTTGTAATACCGCCATGTTATATAGGTGAAAACGTTCAAATCGGAAACAATGCTGTTATAGGACAACACAGTATTATTGAAGATAATGTTCAAATCGGCGATAATGCAAGCATTAAAAAAAGTATAATAGGAGAGCACAGCAGAATAGGCTCTTTTTGCGAAATTAGAGGCTCTGTTATTTGTTCTTCGAATATATTAAGTGAAGGTGTGCGTGCTTTTGAAGGAAGCATAATCGGAGATAAATGCACTATAGGAAAAAACGCATTTATTGATAAAGGTGTTAAAATATGGCCGCAAAAAGGTATTCCTTCAAATTGTAGCGTAACACAAGATATTATATGGGGAAACTGCAAAACCTCTGTTTTTGATGATGACGGTCTTTGCGGAAAATACGACAGTATAATAACGCCTTCCGTTGCGGCAAATGCAGGAGTTGCTGTTGCAAGCGCTCTTCAATTCGGCTGTATCGCAGTTGCAGGCAATTCAAAGGAAGACGAAATGCTTTCTGCTGCATTCAGTGCAGGAGTAATGTCTGCAGGTTTAAACGTCTTAAACCTCGATATTTGCCCCGAAAATTTATGGAAATTCTGCATAACCTATTATGGTTGCCGTGCGGGTGCATATTTTAAAAGAACAAATGGTAAAAATATAATTTTCCTTTGCTCTGAAAACGGAATTAAAATTAACAGTGAGCTTGAAAAAAAGATAGAGGTTTGCTTCGAAAATTCAAAAACCGTTTCTCAGAAAATAGGCAAAAAGGAAAACGCTCATTCCTATCATATGCTTTACTCAAATGCCTTAAAAAATTCTGCATTAACTGATTTGAATGGAATTACTGTACAAGTCCACTGCCCTGACACAAGGCTTTATCAAAGCATTACAACTGCACTCAGCGCTTTAGGCTGTGAAATTGCCGATGACGGAATTAGCTTCTTTATTTCCCCCGACGGTAATGAGCTTACCTGCATTGATGAGCGTGGAAGCTTTTATTCAAAAGAATATACAGAAAATTTAGCTATTCTTTGTGATGCTCTTAACGGAAATAAAAAGATAAATATTCCCATAACCGCCCCAAGCATTGTTAAATCAGTGTTAAAAAATACAGGTGCTGATATAATAACAGTAGAGCAAAGCAAAGATATAACAAATCTCAATTCATATTTAGCACATTGTGATGCAGGCTTTGCAATAGTTTGTATTTTAACAGCTAAAAAATTAACTAAAAAGCCGTTATATACCTTATCTAAAAACCTTCCTTCTTTCCACGTTCTTAAAACCACAGTGGAAAGCTCAATAACACCAGGGGCTGCATTAGATATATTCAGGCATCACGGCTATGACAATACTACAACCGATAGCGGTATAAGGATAAATGACCCAAAAGGCATAGTAACTGTTTCCCCTTCAAAAGAAGGTAAAAAATTCATTTTAAAGGTAGAGTCAAAGGATACAGAAACCGCTAAAGAGCTTTGCGCCGATATAAGCGATTTATTAAAGACTAAAGAACAATAAAAAGACAAAAAGCGGCAAGAACAAGAAATCAATTCTTGTAAGCCGCAAAAATGTCTTTATTTTAATTTTTTATCAACCTTTAAGCATATTGCTCTGTGCAAGAGAAACATAATCTCCGTCAGAAGCAAAAATAAAATGGTCAATCAATTTTATTCCCAATTCCAACAAAGTCGCATATAGCTTCTTAGTAGTAGCTACGTCATCTAAAGAAGGAAGCGCTGTTGAAATAGGATGATTATGTGCTATAATAACGCCCGAAGCATTATAATTAAGAGCTGTTTCAACAATCTTTCTTGTGTCTAAGGTTACTGTATTAACATTACCTTTTGCGACTATACTATGTCCTAAAATTGAGCTTTTTGCATCAAGGCATAATAAAGTTATTATTTCATAATCTCTTCCGATAAAAGTCGGAAGCATATATTGTGCTGCGTGGTCAATAGATGTAATAGTTTTTACATTTTTATTTTTCTCTTGATTATATATCTTAGCAACCTCAAGAACAAGCTTTAACTGAGCCGCAGCAACAGGTCCTATACCGTCAACCTTCTGCAATTCTTCTGCGCTTGCTTCAAACACACCGCAAAAACCAAATTTTCTTATAAGCTCGTGTGCAAGCTCATTAGTATCACGTCTGGGTACAGCTCCAAAAAGCAAAAGCTCTAAAATATTATGGAGTTCAAAATCATCTGCTCCGCTTTTCAAAAAACGATTTGCAAGCCTTTGTCTGTGGCCTGCATGAGGATTTTTGTTTTCCATCGTTACTTATGCCTTTCTTATTGCTATATTTTTCTGCTTCCGGGCTTTATTGCAGGAGTTCCTTCCTTACAAAGAGGACACTCATCTGCATCCCATGATTCAACTTCCATTGAAATAACAGCTTGGAAAGGTACTCCGAAATCCATTTTTCCTCCGGTTCTGTCAACAATAGAGCCAACACCTGCTACAACACCGCCGGCTTGTTTAACTATTTCTATTACTTCCTTAACAGAGCCTCCTGTTGTAACAACATCTTCAACAATGAGAACCTTTTCTCCCTCTTTTATCTGGAAGCCTCTTCTCAATGTCATTTTTCCGTCTTCTCTTTCAGCAAAATAATTTCTTACCTTAAGATGACGGGAAACCTCATATGCCATTTGAACAGCGCCCATAGCAGGACCTATAACAACATCAATACCGTAATCGCTGAATTTTTCTGCAAGGTCAGCACAAAGCTCTTCACTGTATTTAGTATTTTGGAATATTTTTGCACATTGAAGATATTTATTGCTGTGTCTTCCAGATGTCAACAAAAAATGACCTTCCAATAAAACTCCTGCTTCTTTTAAAACCTCTAAAATTCTCTCTTTGCTAAGCATTTTTTTCTCTCCTTAAGCTTTTTAATATATTTTCAAAATAATCGGGTAATTGCTCTGAAAATTCTAAGTATTCCCCTGTTATTGGATGAACAAAGCCCACAGTCTGTGCAAACAAGCATTGTCCTTCCAATCCAAATTCATTAGTTTTCCTGCCATAAACATCATCACCTAAAACAGGACAGCCTATAGACGACATATGTACTCTTATCTGATGAGTACGGCCTGTTTCAAGCACGCATTTTACATATGTATATTTATCAAATTTTTCAATAACAGAAAAATGAGTCACTGCCCTTTTTGAATTTACCATTGTTACAGTCATCTTTTTCCTGTCGGTACGGTGTCTGCCTATAGGAGCATTTATTGTACCGCTGTCGGTTTTCGGACATCCGTGAATAATAGCGGCATATTCTCTTTTAAAGCTATGCTCTTTTATTTGCTGTGATAATCCTATATGCGCCGCATCATTTTTAGCAACCATCAATAGACCGCTAGTATTTTTATCAATTCTATGTACTATTCCCGGTCTAATCACTCCGTTTATACCTGAAAGACTGTCTTTACAATGATACAAAAGAGCATTTACAAGCGTTCCTTCATAATTGCCTGCCGCAGGATGAACAACCATTCCACGTGCCTTATTTACAATAAGCAAGTCTTTATCCTCATAAACTATATCCAAAGGAATATTTTGAGGGACAGCTTCCAACTCTTTGGGAGGCTCAAAGAAAATTTCTATTTCATCATTTTCAGAAACTATAAGCTTTTTATCTGCAAGTTTGCCGTTAATAAGTATATTGCCTTCTTCTATAAGCTTTGTAATTTGTGAACGTGAAAACCCTTCGGTAACATCTGAAAGATATTTATCAAGCCTTACTTTCGGGCTGTTCGTCACCTTTATTTTCAGATTTTCCATTTCCAAAATCACCGTCCAAAAACAACAGCCAAATTACACCTAATATTGCCCCTATTACAACGCACATATCAGCAACATTGAAAATAGCCGGACATATAAAATAGATAAGTTTAAAGTTTATAAAATCAACGACATAACCTAAAAGAACTCTGTCTATAAGATTTCCGATGCCGCCGCCTATTATCAGTGCAACACAAATTGTACCAAACTTGCCTTTAATCATTCCTTTAATTAAAGCGAAAACCAAAAAAGCTATAAATACTACTGTTGCCACAATAAATATCCAGCGCTGATTGTCAAGCATTCCAAAGGCTGCACCCTTGTTTTCGGTGTAAGTAAAATTCAAAACATTATTTATCACCGTTATATCCTTATCAGGTGCAAGCAATTTTACAGCAATAAGCTTGGTTATTTGGTCTGCAACAACAGACAAAATAACCACAGCTACCGTTAACAACATCTGAAAATTAAAATACTTTTTTATATTCAAGTGTTCATCAACTCATTTTTATTTTTTGACAATTAGTCAACAACCTCAGCGCAACGTTTGCAAAGTGTAGGATGCTTTTCATTCTTTCCTACTGTATCTGAGAATATCCAGCAACGCTCACATTTTTCGCCGTTTGCCTTCAAAACAGATACGGAAAGATTTTCAAGCTCTCCTTTATATTCACCCTCTGCTCCGTTTATTACTTCGATTTCAGAAACTATAAACGCTGTTGCAAGCTCTTTCTCAACGCTCTTTATAAAGTCATAAAGCTCGTCTTTAGCATAAAGAACAACTTTAGCTTCAAGAGATTTTCCTATAACCTTTGCATTTCTTGCATTTTCAAGAGCCTTTGATACATCATCTCTTATTTCGTGAATTTTATCCCACATTGAAACAGCATCTGCATCAGCTTTAATTTCAAGCTTCTCAGGAATATCATTGTAAAGAACGCTATAATCATTGTCGGAACTTCTGTGAGGCATACAGTTCCAGATTTCCTCACTTGTAAATGCAAGCACAGGTGCAATTAAGCGCTCCATTGTATCGAGAATTATAAACATTGTTGTTTGTGCTGCTCTTCTTAAATATCCGTCTGTTTTTTCACAGTAAAGTCTGTCCTTAAGAACGTCGAGATAGAAGTTAGACATATCAACAACACAGAAATTATGAATAGAATGGAATACTTGATGGAATTCATAAGCTTCATATGCTTTTCTTGTTTTTTCAAGCAAAGCAGAAAGCTTACTCAATGCAAATTTATCAATTGAAAGCAATTTATCCTCTGATACCATATCAGTATCGGGATTGAAATCACTTAGATTGCCCAAGATATATCTTGCTGTATTTCTTATCTTTCTGTAAGCTTCTGAAAGCTGTTTTAAAATATCGGGAGAAATACGGATATCCGCATGATAATCACTTGAAGCAACCCAAAGTCTTAATATATCAGCTCCGTAACCGTCAAAAATCTCCTGAGGCAATATTCCGTTGCCCAAAGATTTAGACATCTTTTTGCCCTCTCCGTCAACAACCCAGCCGTGAGTAACAACTGACTTATAGGGAGCTTCTCCTCTCCAAGCAACAGAGGTCAAAAGAGAAGACTGGAACCAACCTCTATATTGGTCTGCTCCTTCAAGATACATATCTGCAGGCCATTTAAGATTTTCTCTCTCCTCACATACGGCTGCATGAGTAACACCTGAATCAAACCATACGTCCATAATATCGTTTTCTTTTTTGAATTCTCCGCAACCGCACTCGCATACTGTTCCCTCAGGAAGAATATCCTTTGCAGCAGTTGTGTACCAAGCATCAGAGCCTTTTTCTCTGAACAGCTTAGCTACAGACATAATGCTTTCTCTGGTCATCAGCTCTTTACCGCATTTTTCACAATAGAAAATCGGGATAGGAACGCCCCATCTTCTTTGACGGGAGATACACCAGTCCTGTCTGTCTCTAACCATTGAAGTAATTCTGTCCTCGCCCCATTCGGGAATCCACTCTACCTTTTTAATTGCTTCAATAGCCTTATCTTTAATACTTTCAACTGAGCAGAACCACTGTTCTGTAGCTCTGAAGATTATAGGATTTTTACATCTCCAGCAGTGCGGATACTGATGCACTATTTGTTCAAGCGCAAACAAAGCACCTGTCTCTTCCAAATGCTGTGCTATCTCTTTATTAGCAACGTTTATATCAAGACCGCTGAACTGTCCTGCAAGCTCATTCAGCTTGCCTTGGCTGTCAACAGGAACTATTATTTCAAGCTCTTTATAATTTCTGCATACATCATAGTCCTCTACACCATGTCCGGGAGCTGTATGCACGCAGCCTGTACCGCTTTCCAATGTTACGTGGTCTCCCACTATTACAAGAGATTGACGCTCAAGGAAGGGATGCTGAGTTTTCATATACTCAAGCTCGCTTCCTTTGATTGTTCCTATTACCTCATATTCACTTACACCTTTAGCCGCAAAAGCTTTTTCATAAAGCTCTGTTGCCATTACAAAATATTCGCCCTGTGATTTAATAACGGAATATTCAAAATCAGGGCCAACACAAATTGCAACGTTTCCGGGTAAGGTCCAGGTAGTTGTTGTCCAGATAACAAAATATGTCTTATCAAGCTCAGCGCCTAATTTGCTTAAAAGACCCTTATCGTCTGTAACTCTGAATTTTACATATATGGAATGACATTTATCGTCAGCATATTCGATTTCAGCATCAGCAAGCGCTGTCTGACAGTCAGGACACCAATAAACAGGCTTTTTACCCTTATATATATATCCCTTTGTAGCCATTTCGCAGAATATCTCTATTTGCTTTGCTTCAAATTCGGGAAGCAAAGTGATATACGGATTATCCCATTCACCTATAACTCCCAAACGCTTAAACTGCTTTCTCTGGTCATCTAAATAATCCAAAGTAAATTCACGGCATAGCTTTCTTAACTCAACCGGCTCAATGGCGCTTGAGTTTTCTACACCTGCTTTTTTTCTTGCTTTAAGCTCAGTGGGAAGTCCGTGAGTATCCCAACCGGGAACAAAAGGCGCTTTATACCCTGTCATATTCTTATAGCGCACAATAATATCCTTAAGAGCTTTATTAAGTGCTGTTCCCAAATGGATATCTCCGTTTGCATAGGGAGGGCCGTCATGTAAAACAAACAAGGGTTTACCCTCATTCTTTTCCATTAAACCTTCGTATATTTTCTTTTCCTCAAATTCTTTGAGCATTTCGGGTTCTCTTGTAGGTAATGCTGCTCTCATTGAAAAATCGGTTTTCGGTAAATTTAATGTTTGGTTATAATCCTGCGACATAGCTTTTACTTCCTTTTCTATCGTATATATTAGTCTTTTATATTAAAATCAATTTTAACCTGTTCTGTTTCAATTGTATCTTGTAAATCCAATGCTCTACGAACTTTTTCTTTATCTATATATGCTTCGGTAGTTTTTTCTTCAACAGCTTCTTCCTGCTCTGCTTCTTCATTTTCATTACTGTTGTCTTCTACCTCTTCAGTCTCTTCAGCCACTTGCTCATTTTCTATCGGCTCAAGAATAACTCCTTTACTTTCTTCGGGCTTCTCATCAAAAATTTTCTCTTCCTCTTTGGGCTCTTCATAAGTAGGTAAGGAAAGAATTGTCTTTAAATGCTCTTTGTATAGCTCCTGAAGCTTAAGTTTAAAATCGCTTACTTCTTTTTTTATCTGATCAAGAGCTTTTTTCTCTTTTTCTATCTCTTTTTCGTTTTGTGCTTTAAAGTCAGCAAGTCTTTTCTCTTCCTCTTCTCTTTGCTTTGCTGCCTTTTCTTCCACATCGTCAATAAGGTCCTTAGAAACCTTTTCCGCTGCTTCGATTATCTCCTTTGACTTAGCTTCTGCTTCAACAGTTGCTTCATCACGAATTCTTTGAGAATATAAAACAGCATTTTTGATATTTGTTTCCTGAGTGCGATATTCTTCGACTTTTTGCGCCAAAATAGTTAATTTTTTCTTCAAATCTTCGTTTTCATTATAAAGCTTCTCATAGTCTTTTGAAAGGCTAAGTAAAAAATTATCTACTTGCTCCTGATTATAGCCTCCCATAAACGAACCTTTAAATGTTACGTTATCAATATCTGCCGGCTTATACATTTTTATCCCTCTATCTCTTAAATATATTTTCTATAATTTATTTTCAACCTTTCCTTTTTGGTAGGCTGATATTCATCAATAATAAACTTTCCTTTTTTTCTTATGGTTATAACAGCACCGCATTTAACCGGAGTATCTGTTTTTAAAACTTCTTTTCCATCCATCAATACAAGACCTTTTAATACAGCTTCCTGCGCCTTAGTGCGTGAGGTTTCAAGCAAACAGCCTGTTACACAGTCAATTCTCATAGCGCTTGCAAAGCCTGTTTTTTCTTCAAAGGCTTTTTCAAGCTTAGGCAAAGCCTCAAATCCGACTATTTCTAAATTTACTCCAACTCCGCCCACTTTAAAAACATTTTGAATTATGAAATCGGAAACTTCGTTTATGACAGCAATAAAGCAAGCTTTAGGGGTAATTATTATATCCCCTATAGCTTCTCTTTTTATCCCCAATGACATAAGTGTTCCTAAAAAATCACGGTGAGAAAGTCTAGAAAGCTGAGAAGATGAAATGCTGATAATTTTTATAGGCAGCTTTTCACAGTCACAGTAAGTGCTTCCTATAATCGCCATTACCCTATCGCAATCCTGTGCAATACTGTAAAAATTATATTCTTTGAAAAGCGCCTTATTAAAAATATCTTCACAAAGCTTTCTTTGTCTTAAATCTAAAAAAGACGTATATTTCAAGCAATGCTTTCTTTCGCTATCCTTAATCAAGTCAAGTATATGCGCAGCAAAAATTTTATCTTCACTGTCTGCCACAGTCCGTAAAATTTCTTCTCTTCTCATAAAAATTGCCTTTCATTTTACAAACTCAAGCATTAAAACAGACTAAACAGAGGAACTCCCAATATACGTCTTATTGCATCAAGCAAAAGAAACAAAACAATTACGGAAAAATCAATTGGGAAATTTCTTAAAAATTCCGATTTGTTAAGCAACGTACGTATAGGTCTGATTAACGGGTCAAGCAAGGTTTGAACAAACAAATATACTTTTAACGGTCTGCCTGCGAAAATACAGACATATGATAAAATTATATATGCCCACAATAGCACGTCTAAAAAAGAAAAAAACCAGCTTAATGCTACTATAACAAAGTCCATTTCATAATACTCCCGAATGCTGTTTTCCTATTAAAAATTATAAAAACATACTTCCGCTTTCAAGCTCTTCCAATTGTTCTCCGCTGATATCTGAATTACTGGGAACAATTATATATGTTGCAACGGAAACCTTCTTAACCTGTCCTCTGAGTGCAAAAGAAACGCCCGCCAAAAAGTCAATAATTCTGCGAGAGCTTTCCTTTGTTGTGCTTTCAAGATTTAAAACAACTACTTTTTTATCAAGAAGATGGTTTCCGATAGAAAGGCTTTCATCAAACTTTTCAGGCTTACAAATAACAAAAGAAAGCTTTGAGCCTGAAGATTTTCCTTCGGAATCACGTTTCTTAGGAGAAACTTCGGTTTCTTTTTCTTGCTCTACTATGTTCTCTTCGTCCTCCTCGATAAGACCAAATTTGTCCTTAAAAGTATCAAATACGCCCATTTTTAAATCTCCTTTTTTATGTATTATTTATTTTAATTTTTATATTCTCTTTTTCCAAACATAAGGCTTCCGACTCTCACCATATTTGAACCGCATAAAATTGCTTCTTCAAAATCGTTTGACATTCCCATAGATAAAAAGTCCATACTTATATTATCTATGTTTTTTGCCTTTATGTCAATAAATTTCTTATGCATTTTCTTAAAATATTCCACTGTTTTTTCTTTATTTTCACAAACCGGCGGAATTGCCATTAAGCCGCGCACTTTCAAATTTGAAAATTCGGCTGATTTTTTTAAAAATTCTTCTACCTCTTCAAATCCAATTCCTGATTTGTTAATCTCATTTCCGATATTTACTTCAACGAGAATATCCATTGTTTTATTTATTTTAATACATTGTTTATTTATTTCTTCGCAAAGCTTAAAGCTGTCTACAGATTGAATCATACTAACCTTGTCAACAATCTGCTTTACCTTATTTGTTTGAAGATGCCCGATAAAATGACAGGTAAATTTATCTTTTAAAATTTCGT
The Oscillospiraceae bacterium genome window above contains:
- the lspA gene encoding signal peptidase II; this translates as MLLTVAVVILSVVADQITKLIAVKLLAPDKDITVINNVLNFTYTENKGAAFGMLDNQRWIFIVATVVFIAFLVFALIKGMIKGKFGTICVALIIGGGIGNLIDRVLLGYVVDFINFKLIYFICPAIFNVADMCVVIGAILGVIWLLFLDGDFGNGKSENKGDEQPESKA
- the ileS gene encoding isoleucine--tRNA ligase, yielding MSQDYNQTLNLPKTDFSMRAALPTREPEMLKEFEEKKIYEGLMEKNEGKPLFVLHDGPPYANGDIHLGTALNKALKDIIVRYKNMTGYKAPFVPGWDTHGLPTELKARKKAGVENSSAIEPVELRKLCREFTLDYLDDQRKQFKRLGVIGEWDNPYITLLPEFEAKQIEIFCEMATKGYIYKGKKPVYWCPDCQTALADAEIEYADDKCHSIYVKFRVTDDKGLLSKLGAELDKTYFVIWTTTTWTLPGNVAICVGPDFEYSVIKSQGEYFVMATELYEKAFAAKGVSEYEVIGTIKGSELEYMKTQHPFLERQSLVIVGDHVTLESGTGCVHTAPGHGVEDYDVCRNYKELEIIVPVDSQGKLNELAGQFSGLDINVANKEIAQHLEETGALFALEQIVHQYPHCWRCKNPIIFRATEQWFCSVESIKDKAIEAIKKVEWIPEWGEDRITSMVRDRQDWCISRQRRWGVPIPIFYCEKCGKELMTRESIMSVAKLFREKGSDAWYTTAAKDILPEGTVCECGCGEFKKENDIMDVWFDSGVTHAAVCEERENLKWPADMYLEGADQYRGWFQSSLLTSVAWRGEAPYKSVVTHGWVVDGEGKKMSKSLGNGILPQEIFDGYGADILRLWVASSDYHADIRISPDILKQLSEAYRKIRNTARYILGNLSDFNPDTDMVSEDKLLSIDKFALSKLSALLEKTRKAYEAYEFHQVFHSIHNFCVVDMSNFYLDVLKDRLYCEKTDGYLRRAAQTTMFIILDTMERLIAPVLAFTSEEIWNCMPHRSSDNDYSVLYNDIPEKLEIKADADAVSMWDKIHEIRDDVSKALENARNAKVIGKSLEAKVVLYAKDELYDFIKSVEKELATAFIVSEIEVINGAEGEYKGELENLSVSVLKANGEKCERCWIFSDTVGKNEKHPTLCKRCAEVVD
- the radC gene encoding DNA repair protein RadC, translating into MENKNPHAGHRQRLANRFLKSGADDFELHNILELLLFGAVPRRDTNELAHELIRKFGFCGVFEASAEELQKVDGIGPVAAAQLKLVLEVAKIYNQEKNKNVKTITSIDHAAQYMLPTFIGRDYEIITLLCLDAKSSILGHSIVAKGNVNTVTLDTRKIVETALNYNASGVIIAHNHPISTALPSLDDVATTKKLYATLLELGIKLIDHFIFASDGDYVSLAQSNMLKG
- a CDS encoding orotate phosphoribosyltransferase, which codes for MLSKERILEVLKEAGVLLEGHFLLTSGRHSNKYLQCAKIFQNTKYSEELCADLAEKFSDYGIDVVIGPAMGAVQMAYEVSRHLKVRNYFAEREDGKMTLRRGFQIKEGEKVLIVEDVVTTGGSVKEVIEIVKQAGGVVAGVGSIVDRTGGKMDFGVPFQAVISMEVESWDADECPLCKEGTPAIKPGSRKI
- a CDS encoding DivIVA domain-containing protein yields the protein MYKPADIDNVTFKGSFMGGYNQEQVDNFLLSLSKDYEKLYNENEDLKKKLTILAQKVEEYRTQETNIKNAVLYSQRIRDEATVEAEAKSKEIIEAAEKVSKDLIDDVEEKAAKQREEEEKRLADFKAQNEKEIEKEKKALDQIKKEVSDFKLKLQELYKEHLKTILSLPTYEEPKEEEKIFDEKPEESKGVILEPIENEQVAEETEEVEDNSNENEEAEQEEAVEEKTTEAYIDKEKVRRALDLQDTIETEQVKIDFNIKD
- a CDS encoding YggS family pyridoxal phosphate-dependent enzyme, yielding MVMNMEIQNALIIKEKVAQAAKSVGKNPEDITIIAVTKTVDAHRILKVKEAGIDIIGENKAQELNEKYEILKDKFTCHFIGHLQTNKVKQIVDKVSMIQSVDSFKLCEEINKQCIKINKTMDILVEVNIGNEINKSGIGFEEVEEFLKKSAEFSNLKVRGLMAIPPVCENKEKTVEYFKKMHKKFIDIKAKNIDNISMDFLSMGMSNDFEEAILCGSNMVRVGSLMFGKREYKN
- a CDS encoding cell division protein SepF; translated protein: MGVFDTFKDKFGLIEEDEENIVEQEKETEVSPKKRDSEGKSSGSKLSFVICKPEKFDESLSIGNHLLDKKVVVLNLESTTKESSRRIIDFLAGVSFALRGQVKKVSVATYIIVPSNSDISGEQLEELESGSMFL
- a CDS encoding RluA family pseudouridine synthase gives rise to the protein MENLKIKVTNSPKVRLDKYLSDVTEGFSRSQITKLIEEGNILINGKLADKKLIVSENDEIEIFFEPPKELEAVPQNIPLDIVYEDKDLLIVNKARGMVVHPAAGNYEGTLVNALLYHCKDSLSGINGVIRPGIVHRIDKNTSGLLMVAKNDAAHIGLSQQIKEHSFKREYAAIIHGCPKTDSGTINAPIGRHRTDRKKMTVTMVNSKRAVTHFSVIEKFDKYTYVKCVLETGRTHQIRVHMSSIGCPVLGDDVYGRKTNEFGLEGQCLFAQTVGFVHPITGEYLEFSEQLPDYFENILKSLRREKNA